AAGGGCCAGGGCAGCCGCAAGGAGTACGCTGATGAGCGGACCTTTGGAGCGCGGTTGCTGTGGCAGCTGAATAACCGGAATGTCTTTTACGGGATGATCATCCTGCGCTTCTATACGCTTGCGGACATTGTACAGCGCCAGCTCCATATCGGCATCTGAAACTTCATCTTCAGTGAGCTTGCGGTGCGCGTCACCGGCCTGATTCCAGATGGCCTGCATTTCGCTACGCGTTTCACCATCGAGCCCGCTGAGGTGTTGGCTTACGGATGGCCCGTGTTTCTTTTTATTTGGTTTTGATTTTGCCATGGAGGTACTACTTGAATTTTTGAGCGTGTTGTTCATGCATGCGCTGAAGGTTGCGGAGGGCATCCACAATATGATTATTGACCGTTCGCGGGGAAACGTTCATCACGGAGGCAATCTCCTGGTGATCCAGCCCTTCAAAACGGCTCAGCCCGAATGCTTCCCGCTGCCGTTCCGAAAGCTGCGACACCCAGTGATAGAGCAGCTGCATCTTTTCATAGACGCCTTCGGATGATTCATCACTAAATGCATCATTCCAGCTAACATTTGTTTCCGTCAGGTCTCCCGCCAGCGTTTCAGACAGTTCCGTGCCGGTCTCAAACCTGGCATGGTCCCGAATGTAGTTGAGGCTCAGGTTGCGTGTGGTCGTATAAATGTACGCCCGCGCTGACGCTATGCCGGACAGGGAACCGCGGTTTTGCCAAAGCTTCACAAAGGTATCCTGAACAATGTCTGAAGCCGTTGATTTGTCGTTCACGTACCCGCAGCTGAACATCACCAAAGGCTTAAAAAAAGCCCGGAACAGCCGGTCGAACGCAGCCTGATCTGATTGTGAAATCAGTTCAAACAGTTCGCAGGTCTGTTCATTGGTGAGGGATTCCATCTGATAGAGGTGATTTTTTGAATGATGTGTTAAAGAAATAACACAGCTGCCGGGCGCTATACCTATATCCGGTCGGCATTGCATTGATAAATAAGATCAGGCAGCGGGCTGTGTTTTTTTTCGGTGGATGTGTTTCCGGCCTGTGCCTAATGTGTTGCCCTGTAATACTTTAATCCAGTCCGTCCATGGTGAATTTTCGGAGGAGGATGCTGCGCAGCGGCGGAAGCAGCAGGAGCCGCACCATAATTTTGTTAAAAAATACGGCTCGCTGTGAAAAGGAACGGCCCATGCGGAGGTTGAACTCCGCCCGCTCGGCAGCAGTGTAGGCGGCATTCCGGCGGCGGTACTCATAGCTGTTGAGCAGGCGCGGCAGCGGTTTGTGCGGACGCAGTACATCCGGCAGCAGTCCGGCCAGCAGTTTTGCGTCAAACCAGCCCAGGTTCATGCCCTGCCCGCCAATGGGACTCACAACATGCGCGGCATCCCCCGCCAGAATGACGCGCCCTTTTACGAAGCTTTCCGCCATCATCCGCTGCACGCCAAAGGTGCTGAGCATGCTGTTGGTCGCTGCATCCGGTGAGGTGCCGGTGCGCTCAAGGGCGAGGCCGGCGATGAGCTGCGCATCCGGTGCGCTGACTGCATCCCTGGTTTTGATGACCCAGCGGCGCAGGTTTTTTCCGTGCGGGAAAGATTCGACCAGGCCGTCTTCACACAAATACACCCGCGCTTCTTCGCGGCTGCCCAGGTTGTCGTCAAAATCACCCATGATGTAATGATCAGGGTAGCTGCCGCCGAGAAAGGGAATGCCGGCTTTTTCGCGGACCAGACTGTTCTTGCCGTCGCAGCCGATCAGGTAGCGGCACCGGATTTCGCTGCCGTCGGTGAGCTTCACCTGCAGCCTGTTTTTTTCCTTAGTGAAGTCCGCAAAACCAAGGCCGCGGTGCAGCTGTTCGGGGGCAAGCGAAAGCAGGGCCCGCTCCAGTATTTCTTCGGTGACCTGTTGGGAAAGGGTCAGGATGAAGGGGAAGCTGTTCGGAAGTCTGGTGAAGGGGATGGTACCGATGGCGTCGTGATTCACGTAGGCGCGGCCCACGCGGATTTGATTTCCGGCTTCGAGAAAGGCGTCTGAAAGTCCTACTTCCTGAAAGAGCTGCAGCGAGGGCGGATGAATACCGATGGACCGTGAGTGCTGCGAGACTTCTGCCCGGGGTTCGACCATCTGAAACGGAATGCCGGCTTTCGCGAGCAGGATTCCGAGAAGCAGCCCGGTAGGCCCGGCACCGGCAATCAGGATGTCGGTTTCGGCGGGGAGTTGGAGTTTTGTTTGTGAAGCCATCACCCTGCACCCGTCACGGATTCATGTGTGTAACCAGCAGCCGGAACGGGATGGTTGCTTCAACCCGGTAGCCTTCGGGTACGAGTTGCTGCAGCTCATCAACCGTGTAGCTGCGGCGAATGGAAGTAAGCCCGTCGTAGCGGATGAAGGAATCCCGGAAAGAAAAAAGCGTCAGTCCGTTGAATAAAAACCACGCGATATCGCTGCGGCAGAGGTCGCTGAACAACACCATTTCGTTGGCAAGCTTTTTCGCATTGGTAAGCAACGAGGTCACTTCCGGACCTTCAAGATGATGGATGAGGTGGTTAGAAATGACGAAATCATAGGTTTCGCCTTCTTTAACCAGATCAGCTTCCGAAATGCACTGAAACGAAATGCCGGTGTTGCGAAAGGTCGTATTGACGTAAAGCAGCGCTCTGGGGTCGGTGTCGATGGCTGTTATTTGCAGTTTGATCCCGTATTTGAAGGCCAGCTCGCGCATGTGCAACGGAATATCGCCGCCCCCGAAACCGATATCAAGTAGCGTATAGACCTTGTTATCATCGGTACATCGTGGCGCGATATATCGGTGGAAGAGCAGCTCCCAGCCCGAAAGCATGCGGTTGATGTGGGTGAAGTGCCGGTAGGTGTTGTTGAGGAGAACAGGATTGCAGTCTGCGGAATCCATGAGCTCCGCAGTGTGCGTATCACGATTTCGGAGAAACAGCGGCATCGCTTGATTCGGGGATTTCGGCTTCGGGTTGGGAGTGATTTGGGCTTTGCTGCGAAGGCTGATTGAGCGGGGTGAACAGGCCGGTCTCGACCGTCAGGCCCGGGCCAAATGCCATGCTGATCACCGGTTTGTTCTTCGCAGGGAAATCATAGAGCAGGGACTTAAGCACAAATAAGATAGTGGCACTACTCATGTTTCCGTAGTCGCGCAGGGTTGCGCGGGAAGGGGCAAGCTGTTCCGGCTTCAGGCTGATACTGTGCTCAATCTTGTCGAGAATGGCGCGTCCGCCGGGGTGCACGGCCCAGTAACCAAACTGTTCCGGATCAGGATTTTCGCCCAGAATGGGCAGTAACAGATCGCCAATGTTGGCCTGAATGATATCCGGAATGTAGGTAGAAAGGACCATGTCGAAACCGTTGTCGCCAATGGTCCAGGCCATATCGCGCTCGCCCTGCGGAGTAAGAGCGGTGAAAAGCCCGTCCATGCGCAGGGCGGGTTTGGTCGGAGCGGGCTCACGGCGGCTCACAATGGCAGCGCCGGCACCGTCAGCGAAAACGGCGGCAGAAAGCAGGGAATCCGTGTCCGTTTTAGGCTGCAGGTGAATGGTACACAGCTCAAGACAGACAATCAATACAACGGCGTCCGGGTTTTCTGCGGTGATGGTTTCCGCCATTTTGAGGGCCGGAAAAGCAGCGTAGCATCCCATAAAACCGATGTGATAGCGCCGGGTAGTTGGCGGAAGGTCTAATGCGCGCACGATGTAGTAGTCAGGACCCGGTGCAAAAAAGCCGGTGCAGGATACGGTTATAACATGCGTAATATCCGCGCGCCCGAAGTCAGAAGCGTCAACGGTTTTCTCTGCCAATGCTGTGAACATCGCTTTGGCAGCTCCAGTGTAGCGGTCGTTGCGTGCACCGGTACCAGGATTGAGAAACGTCTGCGTTTCGGCATCAAAAAAATCCCCGCTTTCGCCTGAATCAAATTCGGTGATGACACTGTGCCGTTTGTCGATTCCGGACAGCGCATACACGCGGTGCAGGATTCGTTTGATGGCGTCGCGGTCGGCTACGTGTTTCTGCATGAAATCACGGGCGAACGCCATGGAATAACTCTTTTCAGGAACAAGCGTTTCGAGCTGATGAATGTAGGCGGGCATGGGGAAGTCTGTTTAATAAGCGGTTCAGGAATCCAAACGAGGGCGGTTGCTTTCCCGTTCAGCTTCAAAGGGTTTCATCCGCGTTTGCCATCAGCTCCTTGCGGCTTCGGTTTCGGGTGAGGTAGCGGAAGCGCAGGTTGTGCAGTACCGCGGCCGTAGTCAGCCCAAGAATGAGACCCGCCCAAAGTCCTTTTGGACCATACTCCAGGTGAATACCCAGCACATAGCCCGAACTGAACCCGATTATCCAGTAGGCAATCAGGTTTACGATCATCGGAATTTTGGTATCCTTCAGGCCCCGCAATGCTGCAGATCCGCTGACCTGCAGGCCGTCGGAAATCTGAAACACCGCTGCCATAAAGAGCAGTTGCACGGCAAGCGGAGTCAGTTCGGGGTCGTCGGTGTAAATGCCAATGAGCATATCCGGAAAGAGGAAGAAGAGCGCGGCCGTACAGCACATCAGTGCGGTAGCCATGCCGATCCCAACGTATCCGGAGAAGGTCGCGTTGACAAGCGAGCCGCGCCCCAGGTTTTGGCCCACCCGAATGGTGATGGCGCTTGAAAGACCGAAGGCCATCATAAACGTGATGGAGGCCAGATTGAGGGCAATCTGATGTGCGGCAACGGCGGTAGTGCCCAACATGCCCATAATGAGCGCAACAACGGCGAACATGCTGACTTCCATGGTGAGGGTGATTCCGATCGGGAAACCCAGTCGCAGCAATTCTTTCATGTACTGCGGATCGGGCAGTCGCAGGGTGTCGAAAATCCCGAAAATGGCGTAGTCTTTTCTTTGCCAGGTGTAGGCCAGCATGCTTATGCACATCACCCACATCACAATCATAGTAGCCCAGCCGGTGCCAACTGCGCCGAGTGCCGGGAAGCCGAATTTGCCGAACATCAGCGTGTAGTTACCCAAAATGTTGAAGAAAAGCCCGATGACCCCGATAAACATGGCTGGCCGCGTCACGGATACGGCTTCGTTGAAATGCTTGAGGGCTAAAAAGGAAAAGAAGCCGGGAATGCCCCATGCCGCAGCTTTCAGGTAGCCTTCGGTAAGGCGCGCGACTTCCGGATCAAGGTCAAGCAGGGTGAGCACCGGATAGGCGTTGCGCAGCAGCAGAATGGTCGGAATGGCCATGAGCACAGCCAGCCAGAGGGACTGCCGCACGCTGATACCGATTATGTCGCGCTCCTCCGCGCCGAAATGCTGCGCCACAATGGGCGTAACGGCCATAAGAATACCCACACCCAGCATGAACACAGGGGTGAGAATGCTCGAACCAATGGCGACCGCTGCCAGATCGTTGGTGCTGAGGTTGCCCGCCATCACCGTATCTACAAATGACATGGACATTTGTAGCAGGTTTGCGATAATCAGCGGGTAGCCCAGTCGGAAAATTTGACTGACTTCTGCGGTTATCCGGCTTTTTAGGGGTGGCGGTTGATGGGGTTCGGAGCGGTTCAAAAGAAGGGGTGATCGTACGAAAGGACGGCTGATTCAGAGCGGCGGAATATAGGGCTTTTTGCGATTCAATTTTCCCTGTAAACCGGAAACCAAAGGCTGAAGGTCGTGCCCGCAGCTTCGTCTGACTGTACCGAAATGTGTCCGCTGTGGGCGTCCATAATTTTCTTGCAGATGGCAAGGCCGAGTCCGGTGCCGCTTGTTTTGGTTGAAAAGTTGGGCGCAAAAATATTTTCAAGCACTTCCGGTGCCATACCCGTTCCGGTGTCGGCAATGCTGACCATCCAGCCGTTATGCTGTTGTTGCACACTAAGCGTAATCAAACCGCCCTGCGGCATGGCTTCAATGGCATTTTTGATGAGATTGATGAACACCCGCTTGATTTCATCACTCGAGCCAAACACGAGAGAAGGCTCCGGACTTGCTGAAAACCTGAACGCAATTTGCTGGTGCTGTTCAAACAAGGGCAGGGTTTCAGTGATGAGTTCGTTCAGGTCGCGTTTTTCCTGTTTGCCTGTCAGCGGCTTTGCGAAGGCAGAAAAATCTCCCGCGATACGATTGAGGGATTCAATCTGATTGACCAGCATGCCCGAAAGTTTCTCGATAGCAGGTTTGAGCTCTTCCATGCTGCGGTCGCCCATCGCCATTTGTCGCTGCAAATGCTGAATGCTGAGTTTCATGGGCGTGAGCGGATTTTTGATTTCGTGTGCAATCTGCCGTGCCATCTCGCTCCAGGCAGCGTCCCGTTCCGCTTCGGCCAGCTCCGCGCGTACGTTTCGCAGGTCCAGCACCATTTCGTTGTAGGCACGGGCAAGCTCACCGATTTCATCATCTGAACTAACGGGTATTGTGGTGTCCAGGTCACCGGCAGAAATGCGCTTGAGGCCGCTCTCAAACTCCGACAGCGGCTGCGTCAGTTTTCTGGAAACCCCCCAGGCAATTCCGGTGAAAAAGATGAAAATGATGATGTAGAATGCGATGAGGTAGGTTGTGGTTTGCAGGAATTCCTGTTCGTAAATCGCTGAGCGGGTGTAAGCGGGGATTCCGATCACGATACGCACTTCGCCGTTTTCAAAAAAGGCCCGGTAGCCCATCAGCACCGAGAGTTCGCCAATACTGAAGGGCTGGAAGACGGTCGTCTGATGGTTGCTGAAGATGTTGGTGTACGACTCAAAAGGCATGAAATCCGAAATAAGCTGAAGGCGGAAAATTTCGGGCGCGGTGGTTTGGGTGAGGCGTCCGCCTTCGAACAGCATGATATCAACTTCTTCCAGCTGAATGGCGTCGCTGCGCGAAAGGCTGCCGTCCCGCTGATTAATGAGGCGGGTTTCGACGGCGCTGAGATTCCGGTAGAGTTCCTGTTCAGCAATCCGGATGTTTTGCAGGCCCACGATGTATTCGGTTACAACAGCCAGGGCAATCATGAACAGCAGGGTTGCAATCAGGTAGCTGTCGAGGATACGGTCCTGAAAGCGTCGCGAGAAAATGCGCCCGCTCCAGGGAAGCCCTGTTTTTGTAAAGATACTGCGAATCTGCCAGGCGAGCAGGCTCACAATCAGCAGGGCGACGAAAAAACGGAATCCCGAAAAAATGTAGTTCAGAAAGGTGACATCACGAACGGTTACCATAACCGCGGTACGTTCATCAAAGCCGTATATCAGTTTGCGGTAGGCCGCGCGGTCCGTTGCCGATCGCCGGATAATTTGCGCACCGGGCGCAGGGGTGAGTTCTTCAGTGAGCAGGTGACGCTCGGAGAGCAGCGGGGTGCGAAGGGCAGAGGTTGAACGGTTTCGGCGGCCATCCACATATTCGGTTACCACGAACCGGTTCCAGCTTTCGCGGTCACGCTCATGAAATGCAAGCGCGTCGTTCACCGGCCGACCAAAGCTGTTGCCTTCCACCAGCACAAAGGTCACCAGCCAGGAAGGCTGCGTCGGGAAATCTGAAGGGATGGACTGCAGCCCTTTTATGAAAATCGGAAAGCCCCTGAACCGGTTTTCGGTTTCGATAATAGGAAGACGCGCAAAAGGGCGCTGAAGAGAGTAGCGGATGAAGTTGCGCACTTCGTCGTGAAAGGACGAGGAAAAGCGGTCCATGAAAGAGGGCTGCGAGCCGTAATCTGCAATAATGTTGAGGCGGCCATCAAGCAGGAAAGCCATAATGGTGTAAGAGCCCCATTCGGGCTGTATCTGACGGCTTACTTGCTGCCTGAACTGCGCGACGGCCTGCACCGGGAAGGCGGGTGCGGCTTCCAGCGTCTGCACCTGTGTGATCACCCCGTCTTCCAGCAGCTTCCGGATGAGCTCCCGGCTGATTTCTTCGGCTTCATCAGTGCCTGTAGTCGCATAGTTAACCGCCATCCGCAGCATGGTTTCGTTTTCTTTTTGGATGGAGGCATCAAAATAGAGGGGAAGCTGTATGAGGGTGACCAAAAAAATCAGCAGGGCAATCGCGCGCGGACGGGGAATGCTGAGTGGCGAAAAATGCTGCATGCGGTCTGAAGCCGAAATCAGCACCAATATGACGAGGATACCAAGGTATTTTGCCCAGAAGAAAACCGGGAGCAGCGCGGCATCGGTGTGGATGAGGTAAAAGAGGAAAGCGCCGGCACATACGGCTGCAAACCATAGCGTGTAAAAAAGAAATCGACCCATGGTTTTTCTGCCAAACCGGCAAAGCTGAAAAATCAGGTACACTGCCGTGCCCGTCAGGATGAGGCTTGCCAGATATACGATCCAGGTTTGCAGGGCCGGAAAAACCCGCAGATCTGTCACCCCTGTTTGTGTTAGCAGGATGACTTCGTACACCCGGCTCAGCGACCATGCACTTCCAAAAACAACGCCTGAAGCTATGCCGATGAAAGTTAGTACAGACCATTTCCTGTCCTTGCCGCTGTCCCTGCCGGCGTGCTTAGCGAGCTGCACAACCAGCAGCAATCCGGCAGCCGAAATGAAGAAGCTGTCGAAAAGCAGCTGCAGCTGATTGGTGAGGTCAAAACCACCTGCATCCCGAAGTAGGCGGATGAAAGGCAGTTCCAGAAAACTCATTATGCCCCAAATGGTTAAGGTCCCGGCTGAGGCAACGGCAGCGGAAGCACGTCCGCCGGCTTTCCCAGTCTTCATCCAAATAAGCAGTCCCCACCAAATCAGAAATGCGAGCAGCGTGATAACAACCCAGCGAAATTGCGCCATGTTACGCTCCCAGTCCCGGGCAATGGCCGGGAAATCAGCAGTACTTACCGTTACAAAGCCAACAGAATCCACGCTTGCTGTGCCAAGCGTCCTGACCCTGGCGGTTACAGGCCCGGTATTCAGGTCAAAAAAACGGTAGTGAACCGGAAAGGTCTGTTCTTTCGCCCATTCACGGGTGAGGTCATACTGACGCGTGAGCAGCTGAGGTGAGGCGCCCGAGCGGCGGATCAGCCGGGTTGTGACAATGTCGTAGCGGGTACCGTCATCCTGAAAAAAAGTAATCTGACTGACGAAATAAATGACAAAACCGCTTTGCACCACATTGGTGAAAACTTCTTCAGTTCCCACAGAAGGAAGGTAGGTGATGGGATTGCCGGACCAGGTAAAAAGATTTCGGTCACGGAACACGGATATTCCCCGAAAACCGGATTCGCTGCGCAGTCGGTTGTAAATGCGGGTAGGGTCGGCTTCTTGTCCCGTAGTGAGAAGGGGCTGAATGGTTGATTTGAGCCGGCGTGTATCCGCAATAAGGGCCGATTCGGCTTCACGGAATGTAAGAACTGCGCCATCAAGCGCTTGCTGTGCAAGTTGCTCCCGCAGCTCAGAATCGGGCTGTCCGAAATAGAAGTTTGCTTCACCGGCAATCCAGCCGAGAATAAGCAAGCCTGCGGCAATCAAAAAAAGCCTCAGCTGAAAAGTTGGAGGCTTATTCTGTTGGGAAGCTTGCATTATCCGAGACTGTAAATAAAATTGATTAACCGGAAACCGATGGCTTTAAGCGATAAAATTGCAGGGGTAATCGGCTCCGCAGAGCGTCTTGGCAATAGCCCCCGCAGCGAGCATCCCCATTTTCAGGCGGGTTGGTTTTGTAGCACTTGTAATATGCGGAATGAGGACGGCATTTGGAGCAGTAAGTAGCAGCTCGTTGACTTCCGGCTCAAATTCGTAAACGTCAATACCTGCACCGGCGATTCGTTTTTCGTGCAAAGCTTTGGCAAGAGCAAGTTCATCAACAACAGGCCCCCGGCTCGCATTAATCAGATACGCGCCGGGCTGCATGGCATCGAGAAAATCGCTGTCCACCAGATGGTGGGTACGCGTGTTCAGCGGACAGTGCAGGCTGATGACGTCCGCACGAGATGCGAGCTGAATCGGGTCTTCAAACCAACGTGCCTGAAGCTCATTTTCAACAGACTCGGGCAGTCTGTTTGGGTTGCTGTAGATAATCTTCATTCCGAATGCCCGCAGTCTTTTGGCTACCGCCTGTCCGATTCGGCCCATGCCGATAATGCCGGCGGTTGCGCCATTCAGCTCCAAACCCAGG
This genomic stretch from Cyclonatronum proteinivorum harbors:
- a CDS encoding RNA polymerase sigma factor, with the translated sequence MESLTNEQTCELFELISQSDQAAFDRLFRAFFKPLVMFSCGYVNDKSTASDIVQDTFVKLWQNRGSLSGIASARAYIYTTTRNLSLNYIRDHARFETGTELSETLAGDLTETNVSWNDAFSDESSEGVYEKMQLLYHWVSQLSERQREAFGLSRFEGLDHQEIASVMNVSPRTVNNHIVDALRNLQRMHEQHAQKFK
- a CDS encoding FAD-dependent oxidoreductase, with product MASQTKLQLPAETDILIAGAGPTGLLLGILLAKAGIPFQMVEPRAEVSQHSRSIGIHPPSLQLFQEVGLSDAFLEAGNQIRVGRAYVNHDAIGTIPFTRLPNSFPFILTLSQQVTEEILERALLSLAPEQLHRGLGFADFTKEKNRLQVKLTDGSEIRCRYLIGCDGKNSLVREKAGIPFLGGSYPDHYIMGDFDDNLGSREEARVYLCEDGLVESFPHGKNLRRWVIKTRDAVSAPDAQLIAGLALERTGTSPDAATNSMLSTFGVQRMMAESFVKGRVILAGDAAHVVSPIGGQGMNLGWFDAKLLAGLLPDVLRPHKPLPRLLNSYEYRRRNAAYTAAERAEFNLRMGRSFSQRAVFFNKIMVRLLLLPPLRSILLRKFTMDGLD
- a CDS encoding methyltransferase domain-containing protein, translating into MDSADCNPVLLNNTYRHFTHINRMLSGWELLFHRYIAPRCTDDNKVYTLLDIGFGGGDIPLHMRELAFKYGIKLQITAIDTDPRALLYVNTTFRNTGISFQCISEADLVKEGETYDFVISNHLIHHLEGPEVTSLLTNAKKLANEMVLFSDLCRSDIAWFLFNGLTLFSFRDSFIRYDGLTSIRRSYTVDELQQLVPEGYRVEATIPFRLLVTHMNP
- a CDS encoding type III polyketide synthase; this translates as MPAYIHQLETLVPEKSYSMAFARDFMQKHVADRDAIKRILHRVYALSGIDKRHSVITEFDSGESGDFFDAETQTFLNPGTGARNDRYTGAAKAMFTALAEKTVDASDFGRADITHVITVSCTGFFAPGPDYYIVRALDLPPTTRRYHIGFMGCYAAFPALKMAETITAENPDAVVLIVCLELCTIHLQPKTDTDSLLSAAVFADGAGAAIVSRREPAPTKPALRMDGLFTALTPQGERDMAWTIGDNGFDMVLSTYIPDIIQANIGDLLLPILGENPDPEQFGYWAVHPGGRAILDKIEHSISLKPEQLAPSRATLRDYGNMSSATILFVLKSLLYDFPAKNKPVISMAFGPGLTVETGLFTPLNQPSQQSPNHSQPEAEIPESSDAAVSPKS
- a CDS encoding MATE family efflux transporter, yielding MNRSEPHQPPPLKSRITAEVSQIFRLGYPLIIANLLQMSMSFVDTVMAGNLSTNDLAAVAIGSSILTPVFMLGVGILMAVTPIVAQHFGAEERDIIGISVRQSLWLAVLMAIPTILLLRNAYPVLTLLDLDPEVARLTEGYLKAAAWGIPGFFSFLALKHFNEAVSVTRPAMFIGVIGLFFNILGNYTLMFGKFGFPALGAVGTGWATMIVMWVMCISMLAYTWQRKDYAIFGIFDTLRLPDPQYMKELLRLGFPIGITLTMEVSMFAVVALIMGMLGTTAVAAHQIALNLASITFMMAFGLSSAITIRVGQNLGRGSLVNATFSGYVGIGMATALMCCTAALFFLFPDMLIGIYTDDPELTPLAVQLLFMAAVFQISDGLQVSGSAALRGLKDTKIPMIVNLIAYWIIGFSSGYVLGIHLEYGPKGLWAGLILGLTTAAVLHNLRFRYLTRNRSRKELMANADETL
- a CDS encoding sensor histidine kinase, whose translation is MQASQQNKPPTFQLRLFLIAAGLLILGWIAGEANFYFGQPDSELREQLAQQALDGAVLTFREAESALIADTRRLKSTIQPLLTTGQEADPTRIYNRLRSESGFRGISVFRDRNLFTWSGNPITYLPSVGTEEVFTNVVQSGFVIYFVSQITFFQDDGTRYDIVTTRLIRRSGASPQLLTRQYDLTREWAKEQTFPVHYRFFDLNTGPVTARVRTLGTASVDSVGFVTVSTADFPAIARDWERNMAQFRWVVITLLAFLIWWGLLIWMKTGKAGGRASAAVASAGTLTIWGIMSFLELPFIRLLRDAGGFDLTNQLQLLFDSFFISAAGLLLVVQLAKHAGRDSGKDRKWSVLTFIGIASGVVFGSAWSLSRVYEVILLTQTGVTDLRVFPALQTWIVYLASLILTGTAVYLIFQLCRFGRKTMGRFLFYTLWFAAVCAGAFLFYLIHTDAALLPVFFWAKYLGILVILVLISASDRMQHFSPLSIPRPRAIALLIFLVTLIQLPLYFDASIQKENETMLRMAVNYATTGTDEAEEISRELIRKLLEDGVITQVQTLEAAPAFPVQAVAQFRQQVSRQIQPEWGSYTIMAFLLDGRLNIIADYGSQPSFMDRFSSSFHDEVRNFIRYSLQRPFARLPIIETENRFRGFPIFIKGLQSIPSDFPTQPSWLVTFVLVEGNSFGRPVNDALAFHERDRESWNRFVVTEYVDGRRNRSTSALRTPLLSERHLLTEELTPAPGAQIIRRSATDRAAYRKLIYGFDERTAVMVTVRDVTFLNYIFSGFRFFVALLIVSLLAWQIRSIFTKTGLPWSGRIFSRRFQDRILDSYLIATLLFMIALAVVTEYIVGLQNIRIAEQELYRNLSAVETRLINQRDGSLSRSDAIQLEEVDIMLFEGGRLTQTTAPEIFRLQLISDFMPFESYTNIFSNHQTTVFQPFSIGELSVLMGYRAFFENGEVRIVIGIPAYTRSAIYEQEFLQTTTYLIAFYIIIFIFFTGIAWGVSRKLTQPLSEFESGLKRISAGDLDTTIPVSSDDEIGELARAYNEMVLDLRNVRAELAEAERDAAWSEMARQIAHEIKNPLTPMKLSIQHLQRQMAMGDRSMEELKPAIEKLSGMLVNQIESLNRIAGDFSAFAKPLTGKQEKRDLNELITETLPLFEQHQQIAFRFSASPEPSLVFGSSDEIKRVFINLIKNAIEAMPQGGLITLSVQQQHNGWMVSIADTGTGMAPEVLENIFAPNFSTKTSGTGLGLAICKKIMDAHSGHISVQSDEAAGTTFSLWFPVYREN
- a CDS encoding 2-hydroxyacid dehydrogenase, which gives rise to MSRKPKVLLTEPVFREVHELLEKYFELHVGKRGQFNHANTLRDAISRYDGLLCMLSNPVNSTVLSNASILKVVANYAVGYNNIDLAACRSHNIRVANTPDVLTETTADGTVALLLSTVKRITESERFLREGCFDGWSPTAFLGLELNGATAGIIGMGRIGQAVAKRLRAFGMKIIYSNPNRLPESVENELQARWFEDPIQLASRADVISLHCPLNTRTHHLVDSDFLDAMQPGAYLINASRGPVVDELALAKALHEKRIAGAGIDVYEFEPEVNELLLTAPNAVLIPHITSATKPTRLKMGMLAAGAIAKTLCGADYPCNFIA